In Planctomycetota bacterium, the DNA window CAGGAAGTCGAAGATGGTCAGCTCGCCATCGCCATCGAAGTCGGCGCGGCACACGCCTTCCGCCACGTCGTAGTCGGCCGGCCCGTGCAGCTCGGCGCCGGTGTCGTCGATCAGATCGATCCGCTCGCTGTCATCGGTCGTAATGACGAAGTCGCTCGCCGCGGTCCACAGGCCCGCGGTGACGGCCTGCGCCGAGCGGGTCTGGGCCGAGCCAACGTCGCCGCCCGCGAGGTTCCACTGCACGTGGTCGACGATGTCGGTGGTGCTGCCGAAGCTGACGACGCCGTCGGGTCCGGGCGTGAAGATCTCCAGGGCGTACGCGTCCTGGTCGAGCGGGCCGGCGAAGGCGCCGCCCAGGCTGGCGCGATCGAGGCGGTCCGGATCACCCGCGGGTGCATCGTCGTCGAAGTGGATGAAGACCGAGGTGCCTGCCTCGATGGTCACGCCGTTGAGGCCGCCCGAACCCGAGTAGCGGCGGGCCTCGTTGAAGTCGTGCGAGCAGAAGCGCCAGCCGCTCAGGTCGACGTCGGTGGCGGCGAAGTTGAACAGCTCGATGACGCCCGTGCCGAAGTCGACGCTGCGGATCTGGACCTGGCGGTCGACCTGGGCGTGGGCGGCGGCGGCGAGGCCGGCAGTTGCGGCGATGGTGATAGCGCTGCGCGGAGCCATGGATGCTCTCCCGTGTCTGGTGTGTGCGGTCTGGCGTTGGGTGGCCGATCCCATCCGTCTCGGGCCGGCCGTCGCCCGCAGAGGTTGGGTCGCCGCCAAGGCGTTGCACCTTGCTGGAATTCTGGGGTCGCGGGCGCACGGCGCTAGCCTCGGGGTACCTCAGGGCACGGCAGCGGAGCACGAGGCATCGAGAGGTCGCCCCCACCCAACTCGGACCTTGATGCCGGCCCGGCCGAGCTCGATCCGCACGAGTTCGCGGGGCTGCTCGAGGAAGCCAGGCCCACCCTGCTCGTGGTGGCGGCAGCGGAGGTCGGCCGCGCCCACGCCGCCGACGCCGTCCAGCAGGCCGCGATGACCGCGCTCGGGCAACTCGACCGATTCCAGCGTGGCAGCGACTTCCGGGCGTGGATGGCGGCGGTCGTCCGCGGCGCCGCCCGCAACATGCGGCGGAGCGAGCAGGCCCGCGCCCGGAGGGAGCGCACGCCGCGGCTGATTGCCACTACTTCGGACATGGATTCCCCGGATCCCGCCGGGCTTTATGAGGCCTTGGATGCACTGCCGGCGATGCAAAGAGAGTGCATGCTGCTGCGCGCCGTCGGAGGGCACACCTATACAGAGGTCGGCGCCATCGTCGGCGTGCCCGAGGCAACGGCGAGGAGCCACGTGTACCGGGCGCGGCGGGCGTTGCTGGGGAGGCTCGACGGCGCCGGCACCACGGAGGACGCATAGGCAGCACCATGACCGACCCACGACCCACCATCCCCGACGACGAGCTGCAGCAGCTGTTCGCCTACCACGACGGCGAGCTCGCGGCCGACGACGCGAAGGCCCTTGAAGCACGCCTCCGCCAGTCGCCCGAGCTCGCCCGCGAACTGGAGGCGCTCCGCATCGCCGAAGACGGCCTGAGGCGTGGATTCGAGGGCGTGGGCGACGTCGCCATCACGCCCGAGGTCGACGTTTTGAGGGTGCATCCCTTCCGGCCGCTGCCGATGCGGGCGATCCTCGCGCTCGCGGCGGCGATCGTGGTGCTCGGCGTGGCGTGGGTCGCCGTGCAAAGCGGCGTGGGCGGCGGGCGTGCGCTGCAGGTCGCCCAGATGGCCCGCGTGCTCGATGGCGACTTCGAGCCCGACGTCGTCTGCGATACGCCCGAGAAGTTCCTCGACTACACCGTCGATCGGTTCGGCGTGCCCATCACCGCCGACTTCGCCACGCCCGTGGCCCTCATCGGCTGGACCTCGCTGGACGACGGCTACCTCTCCGCCGCCGCTGCGGGCGAGCACACCCGCGTGCTGCTCGCGCGGGCGGATGCCGGCGAGCGGGTCATCGTCGTCTTCCGGCCCGCGGGCCATCTCGCGATCGAGGAGACCATGGCTTCCGATCTGCACCGCCACACCCGGACGATCCGCGGCATCGCCATCGACGAGATCAGCACGCTGGACGCACCCGTGGTGTTGCCGCTGCTAGGTGAGGGCTAGGGCCCCTACGGACATCCGGCGTCGAAGGCGTTCTGGTAGGCGAGGAAGTCGAAGATCGTCAGTTCGCCGTCGCCGTCGAGGTCGGCCCGCGGATCGCCCGCATCGAAGAGGTTCTGGAAGGCCAGGAAGTCGAAGATGGTCAGCAGCCCGTCGCCGTCGAGGTCGGTCGGGCAGGGCGCGGGATCGAATACGTTGGCGCACACGAAGAAGCTTGCCGCCGCCAGGCTGTCCTGCACCTCGTCGAAGCCCGCGGTCTCGTCGGTGGCGATCGCTTCGATGCGCAGCTCGTAGCGACCGGCATCGAGGTCGATCACGATCGTGTCGTTGGACTCGATTCGTACCTCCGTGCCCGCGTCGTCTAGCACGGCCGATTCCTCGAAGAGGATCTCGCCCGTGTCGAGGTTGGTCAGCGCCAGCGACGCCGAGGCGTCGCCCGGGCGATCCCGGGAGACGTCGCCGCCGAAGCGGTCGTCGACGAGCAGATTGAACTCGTCCATCTCGAATCGCGAGCCCGCGCCGACGGCGAACTCCAGCACGTAGGTGCTGCGGGCGGCGGCGTCGCCCAGCCCCTGGATGAACAGCTGCGCGACGGCCGAACCGCTCGCGTCGATCACGTCCTCGCCCGGGCGGAAGCCGGGCTGGAAGAAGCTCCGCTGGCTGGCGCTCGACCGATTGGACGCGAAGGGCGGCACGACCGCCGACGCGGAGGCGGTCTCCTCGAAGAGGCCCGGCTGGCTCGACTCGAACGCCTCCTCGTCGGTCACCGGATCATCGAAGACCAGCGACAGTGCGTCGGCCGTTACGCCGCGCTCGATGGTGCGATCCTGGGCGCATGCGTGCGGTGCGAGAACCGCCATTGCGGCGCCGATAATCGTGGTGCGAATCATGACTCTCCTCCCGGTGGGGCCGATGATCCCGATGCAATGCTTGGCCCGATCGCATGGTAATCGGCCGGACGGCCGGCTTCGAGCGGGACTTCCCGTCCGCTCGCGGCTCTATCCTGTCTGCCCATGACCACCACCCGCCCCCGCATCCTCACCGGCGATACGCCTACGGGCCTGCTGCACCTGGGCCACTTCGTGGGCAGCCTCGAGAGCCGCGTGGCGATGCAGGACGACTACGACTGCTACTTCCTCATCGCCAACATGCACGCGTACACCACGCGGGCCGAGGATCCGGCGTCCATCCGCCGCAGCACCATCGAGATCGTCAAGGACTGGATCGCCGTCGGCATGGACCCCGAGCGCAGCACCTTCGTGCTGCAGACCGAGGTCCCCGCGATCGCCGAGTTGACGTGGTACTTCGCGATGCTGCTGCCCTTCAACCGGGTGATGCGCAACCCCACGCTCAAGACCGAGATCGACAGCAAGGGGCTGGGCGATACCTACTCCTTCGGCTTCCCGATGTACGCCGTTGGCCAGTGCGCCGACATCCTCAGCTTCCGCCCCGAGTGGGTGCCCGTGGGCGAGGACCAGGTGGCCCACATCGAGATGTGCCGCGAGGCGGCCCGCCGCTTCAACCAGGTCTACTGCGGCGTCGATCCCCACGCCGAGGACGACGAGCACGAGAGCCTGGGCGGCGTGTTCCCCATCCCCAAGGCCAAGGTCGGCCGCGTGGGCCGGCTCGTCGGCACGGATGGCACGCACAAGATGTCCAAGAGCCTCAACAACGCCATCTTCCTGAGCGATTCCTTCAAGCAGATCAAGAAGAAGATGGGCCAGCTCTACACGGGCCGCCAGGCCCTCGACGAGCCAGGCGACGTGCACAACGCACTGTTCGAGTACGTCCACGCCTTCATCCGCGACGACGAGCGCGTGGCCGAGCTCGAACGCCGGTACGCCGCGGGCGACAACATCGGCGACGGCCACATCAAGGTCGAGGTGGCCGAGCACATCGATAAGCTCCTCGAGCCCATGCGCGAGCGCCGGGCCGAGCTGGACGGCGACGCCGGCGACGAGCGGGTGATCGAGCTGCTCCGGGAGCATGCCGCGAAGGCCAACACGCTGGCCGAGGACACGCTGCGGCGGGCGAAGGAAGCGATGAAGCTGGACCTGATCGAGCGCCAGCTCCGCTTCGAGTAGCGAACGAGCCGTGGCAACAGCCGCACCCACGCCCATCGTTCCGGTGATCGCCGGTCCCACCGCCGGCGGCAAGACCGAGATCGCGATCGCGTGCGCACGCCTCGGCGCCGAGCGCGGTGCGCCGGGCGAGATAATCTCCGCTGACGCCTTCCAGATCTATCGCGGCATGGACATCGGCACCGGCAAGGCGCCCCAAGCCGAACGCGATCCGTCGCAAGGCGGCGTGCCGCACCACCTCATCGACATCGTCGAGCCGATGGAGCGGTTCACGGTTGCCGACTGGCTTGCGCGCGCGGCAGAGGCGATCGCGGACATCGAGGTACGCGGCGGCTGGCCGATCGTCGCCGGCGGCACGCACCTCTACGTCAAGGCGCTGCTCGACGGGCTGTTCGAGGGGCCGCCCGCGGACGAGGCGCTCCGCGCGGAGCTCCGCGCCCTCGGCCTTCCCGCGCTGCGCGAGGAGCTGGGCCGCGTCGACCCGGCCTCGGCGGCGCGCATCGACGCCAACGACGAGCGGCGGACCATCCGCGCCCTGGAGGTCTGGCGGCTGACGGGGCGGACCATCAGCGACTGCCAGCGGCAGTGGGACTCGGCCGAGCCCAGCGGGCCGCTGCACGGCCGGGCGCTGCTGGTGGTGCTCGACTGGTCGGCCGAGTCCATCAATCGCCGCATCAACGCTCGCGTGCGCGCCATGCTGGAGGCCGGCCTCGCCGGGGAGGTCCGGCGGCTGGATGAGGCCGGACGGCTGGGGCCCCAGGCCCGCGAGGCCCTGGGCTACAAGCAGCTGCTGGGGGCGGCACAATCCGGGTTTTCCCTGGATAGCGCCGCCGAGCGGATCAAGATCGAAACCCGCCGATTCGCCAAGAACCAGCGAACGTGGCTGCGGCGGCTGGTGGCCTCGCCGCCCGGCGGAGCGTCGATCCTGCGGGTTGATCCCGAAAACCGGGATCCGGGTGAGATCGCGCAAGGCATTGTCAAACATTGTTTTACGATAGAATGACTCATTGTTGTCAAGAAGCTGTCCACACCGATTCCCGCCGATCGCTCGAATAGCGTCCCGGGCGTAGCCGATTGGTAGCGAGCGCCGGTGGCGTTCCGCGAGGCCCGCTGGGGGCACCTTGACATCGCCCCGGCGGGCTGATTCCCTAGGTCGCCGCCGGCGGGCGGAAGCGTGCAGTCCATGGCAAAGAAGACGACCAAGAAGACGAGCAAGAGGACCTCCAAGAAGGTCTCGAAGAAGACCTCGAAGAAGGTCTCCAAGAAGGCCGCGGGCCGGTCGGCGGCCGGTGCGGGCCGACGGTCCAGCCGAGGCACGGGCTACAAGGCCGGCCAGGCCAAGGGCCGCGACCTGGTCATCGTCGAGAGCCCCAGCAAGGCCAAGACCATCAACAAGTACCTGGGCGACGGCTACGTCGTCCTGGCCAGCGTCGGCCATGTGCGGGACCTGCCCGAGAAGGCCGAGAAGGGCGACAAGAGCCCCGTGCCGGGCGTCGCCCTCGAGAAGCGCTTCACCCCGAGCTACCAGGTGCTCAGCGGCAAGGAAGCCGTGATGCGGGAGCTCAAGCGGGCCGCCAAGGACGCCCAGAGCGAGGGCGGCAGCGTCTGGTTCGCCACCGACCTCGACCGCGAGGGCGAGGCCATCGCCTGGCACCTGGCCGACGAGATCGGCATCGACGCCGCGGACGCCAAGCGGGTGGTCTTCGCGGCCATCACGAAGAACGAGATCTCCCGCGCGTTCCAGAACCCGCACGCCATCGATCTCGACAAGGTCAACGCCCAGCAGGCGCGGCGGATCCTGGACCGCATCGTGGGCTACCAGGTCAGCCCGCTGCTCTGGAAGAAGGTCACCCGCGGGCTGAGCGCGGGCCGCGTGCAGAGCGTCGCGGTGCGGCTGGTCGTCGAGCGGGAGCGGGCCATCCGCGCGTTCGTGCCCGACGAGAGCTGGAGCGTTACCGCGTGCTTCGCGGGCGACGAGAAGTCGGCCCGGGGACTGCTGCCGCAGTGGGCGCGGCTGCTCGCGCAGCGGGACGACAAGGGCAACCCGCCGCCGCTCAAGAAGCAGAACGCCTGGCTGGCCGAGCACGGGGCGCTCCGCGCCGAACTGATCGAGATCGACGGCGAGAAGTTCGAGGTGCTACAGGAAGGCCGGCTCGACCCCGACGCCGAGGCGGACGTCAGCGCCGAGAAGTTCCGCAAGGCCGGCACCTGCGACGTCACCCCCGGCGTGGTCTCCGCCCTCGAGAAGGCGGGGATGACCCAGATCGAGACCCACGTCGAGGAGGACGCGTCGGGCCGCGGGCCGGCCCGCTGGCGGCGGACCATCACGGGCGTGGCCGACCCGGCCATGGCATGGAGCGTCCGCTCGATCGAGACCAAGCGCACCAGCAGCCGGCCGCCCGCGCCGTTCATCACCTCGACCATGCAGCAGGCCGCCAGCAGCCGCCTGGGCTTCGGCGCCCGCCGCACGATGGGCGCCGCCCAGCAGCTCTATGAGGGCATCGACATCCCGGGCGAGGGGCCCGTTGGCCTGATCACCTACATGCGGACGGACTCGACCCACATCGCGGGCGAGGCGCTGAACATGGCCCGTGACCACATCGCCAGGACCTACGGCGACGACTACCTGCCCGAGAAGCCCAACTTCTTCGGCTCGTCCAACAAGAGCGCGCAGGAGGCCCACGAGGCCATCCGCCCCACCAACGTTGCATACACGCCCGACATGGTCCGCCGGGTGCTCAAGAACAAGCCCGACCTCGCGCGGCTGTACGAGCTGATCTGGCAGCGCTTCGTCGCGTGCCAGATGGCCAACGCGCAGTGGGACGCCACCACCGTGCTCATCGACGGCGGCAAGGATGCGACCCTCACTTTCAAGGCCAGCGGCCGCGTGCTGGTCTTCGACGGCTTCTACAGGGTTGCCGGCGTGCCCACCGCGAGCGACGAGGCGACGCTGCCCGAGCTGCGCGAGCAGGACGCGCTGCACGCCTTCGCCATCGAGCCGCGGCAGCGCTTCACCAGCCCGCCGGCCCGCTACACCGAGGCCAGCCTCATCAAGACGCTGGAGAGCGAGGGCATCGGCCGCCCCAGCACCTACGCGAGCATCGTGCAGACCATCCAGGATCGCAAGTACGTGGACCTGCTCGAGCGGCGCTTCCACGCGACCGACCTGGGCGAAGTCGTCACCGACAAGCTCGTCGAGGCCTTCCCCCGCATCCTCGACGTTGGCTACACCCGCGAGATGGAGGCCGAGCTCGACAAGGTCGAGGACGAGCATCTCGACTGGATCGAGATGCTCGAGCGGTTTTATGGGCCGTTCAGGAAGAGCCTGGAGGCCGCCGAGGAAAACCTCCAGCACGCCAAGGCCGAGACGCAGCCCAGCGACTACCTGTGCCCCCGCGACGGGGCGCCGCTGGTCTACCGCTTCGGCAAGAACGGCCGGTTCCTGAGCTGCTCCCGCTACCCCGACTGCGACTACGCCTGCCCGGTCGACCGCTACGGCAAGCCCCGCCCCGTCGAGTACGTCGACGTGCGCTGCCCCAAGACCGGTCGGCCCATGGTCCACCGCACGGGCCGCTTCGGGCCGTTCATCGCGACCGACCTGGCCGAGGGCGAGAGCCCGGGCGACGGCATGATCCTCAACGTCGACAAGAAGGGCTACGTGACGGCCCCCGCGCCCCCGCCGCTGGAGACCGACCTGCCGTGCCCCCTCTGCGAGAGCCCGCTGAACCTCCGCAACGGGCTCCGCGGCCCGTGGCTGGGCTGCTCGCGCTTCCCCAAGTGCCGCGGCCGCGGCAAGTGGGCCGAGCTGGACGACGCGAAGAAGAAGGCCCTCGAGGACGCGCTCGAGGCGCACGAGCGCGCCCACCCCATCCCGATCATCCGCCGCCTCGACGGCACGCCGCTGACCGACGCCAAGGGCAAGCCCCTGGAGGGCGCCCCCAAGGTCGAGCAGCTCGTGCTGCAAGAGACGCCCGAGGAGGCGGTGAGCAGCCACGCCGGCCCGATCCACAAGGACGAGAAGCTGGCGAAGTCGGCGTAGGCGGACGGGCGTCGGCATTCGGCGAATCGGGCTCCCATCGAGCCGCGTGGGTACGCACGCGGACCAACGCATGTCGTTCGTGTCGGTCGGTTCGCAATGGGCACGAGTTGCTGAACGCTTGTCTCTCCCGGACTACCCGGTTGGTCTAGGTCCGCGTGCGTACCCACGCGGCTCGGACGATCTGCCCCATTGCCCATTGCCCATTGCCCATTGCCCATTGCCCGGTGCCCGATGCCCAGTGCCCGGTGCCCGGTGCCCGGTGCCCGCTCACCCCGCTCCTACCCTTCCCCATGCCCACGTTCGACCACATCCTCGACGCCATCGGCGACACGCCGCTCGTGAAGCTCAATGCCGTCGTGCCCGCTTCCGGGCCGAACGGAACGCCCGCCGCCGTGTACGCCAAGTGCGAGTTCCTCAACCCCGCGGGCAGCATCAAGGACAGGATGGCCTGGCACATCATCCGCCGGGCCGAGGAGGAGGGCCTCCTGAAGCCCGGTGGGACAATCGTCGAGAACACCAGCGGCAACACGGGCGCCGGTGCGGCCATGGCGGCGGCGGCGCGGGGCTATCGCGCGGTGTTCACCATGCCCGACAAGATGAGCCAGGAGAAGATCGACGCGCTGCGGGCGTTCGGCGCCGAGGTCATCATCACGCCCACCGACGTGCCGGGCGACAGCCCCGACCACTACGTCAACGTCGCCAAGCGCGTGGCCGAGGAGACGCCCGGCGCCTTCTACATGGACCAGTACCACAGCCAGTGGAACATCGAGGCCCACGAGCAGAGCACCGGGCCCGAGCTCTACCGCCAGAGCCAGGAGGCCTGGGGCGAGCAGGCCGACGCCATCGTCGTGGGCACGGGCACGGGCGGCACGATCTCGGGCATCGGTCGGTACTTCAAGAAGAAGGGCGCGCCCACGCTCATCGTCGGTGTCGATCCGCTGGGCTCGGTGCACTACAGCGTGTTCCACACGGGCGAGGCCAGCACGCCCTACGTCTACAAGGTGGAAGGGCTGGGCGAGGACATCGTCTGCCGTGCGTTCGATCCGTCGGTCGTCGACGAGATGCACCAGGTCAGTGACTACGAGTGCTTCACGATGGCCCGCCGGCTGATCCGCGAGGAGGGCCTGTACTGCGGGGGTTCGAGCGGTGGCATGGTGCACGTGGCCATCGAGGTCGCGCAGCGGCTCGGGGCGGGCAAGAACGTCATCGCCATCTGCCCGGACTCCGCCGGTCGCTACATCACCAAGTACCTCCGGGACGACTGGATGAAGATGCACGGCTTCCTCGAGCCGCCGCGCGGGCTGGGCGTCGTGGGCGACCTCATCCCCGAGGGCACCAAGGTCATCACGGCGGCCGAGGATCGCACATTGGGCGAGGTGATCGAGACGATGCGGACGCGGGGCATCAGCCAGGTGCCGATCGTCGATGCGGGCGGCAAGCCCCTGGGCATGGTGCACGAGATCGACATCCTGCGGGGCCTGCAATCCGGCGACGTGGACACCAGCACGCCCGTGCGCGCCATCGAGACCCAGATCGGCGGCATCCTGCCCCCCACCGCCCGCGTGGAGGAGCTCTACGGCGTGTTCGCGGCCGACCAGGCGGCCATCGTCGTC includes these proteins:
- a CDS encoding GC-type dockerin domain-anchored protein; this encodes MAPRSAITIAATAGLAAAAHAQVDRQVQIRSVDFGTGVIELFNFAATDVDLSGWRFCSHDFNEARRYSGSGGLNGVTIEAGTSVFIHFDDDAPAGDPDRLDRASLGGAFAGPLDQDAYALEIFTPGPDGVVSFGSTTDIVDHVQWNLAGGDVGSAQTRSAQAVTAGLWTAASDFVITTDDSERIDLIDDTGAELHGPADYDVAEGVCRADFDGDGELTIFDFLGFQNAFDAGDLAADFDGDGALTIFDFLAFQNEFDAGCP
- a CDS encoding sigma-70 family RNA polymerase sigma factor; translation: MLEEARPTLLVVAAAEVGRAHAADAVQQAAMTALGQLDRFQRGSDFRAWMAAVVRGAARNMRRSEQARARRERTPRLIATTSDMDSPDPAGLYEALDALPAMQRECMLLRAVGGHTYTEVGAIVGVPEATARSHVYRARRALLGRLDGAGTTEDA
- a CDS encoding GC-type dockerin domain-anchored protein, which gives rise to MIRTTIIGAAMAVLAPHACAQDRTIERGVTADALSLVFDDPVTDEEAFESSQPGLFEETASASAVVPPFASNRSSASQRSFFQPGFRPGEDVIDASGSAVAQLFIQGLGDAAARSTYVLEFAVGAGSRFEMDEFNLLVDDRFGGDVSRDRPGDASASLALTNLDTGEILFEESAVLDDAGTEVRIESNDTIVIDLDAGRYELRIEAIATDETAGFDEVQDSLAAASFFVCANVFDPAPCPTDLDGDGLLTIFDFLAFQNLFDAGDPRADLDGDGELTIFDFLAYQNAFDAGCP
- the trpS gene encoding tryptophan--tRNA ligase, whose protein sequence is MTTTRPRILTGDTPTGLLHLGHFVGSLESRVAMQDDYDCYFLIANMHAYTTRAEDPASIRRSTIEIVKDWIAVGMDPERSTFVLQTEVPAIAELTWYFAMLLPFNRVMRNPTLKTEIDSKGLGDTYSFGFPMYAVGQCADILSFRPEWVPVGEDQVAHIEMCREAARRFNQVYCGVDPHAEDDEHESLGGVFPIPKAKVGRVGRLVGTDGTHKMSKSLNNAIFLSDSFKQIKKKMGQLYTGRQALDEPGDVHNALFEYVHAFIRDDERVAELERRYAAGDNIGDGHIKVEVAEHIDKLLEPMRERRAELDGDAGDERVIELLREHAAKANTLAEDTLRRAKEAMKLDLIERQLRFE
- the miaA gene encoding tRNA (adenosine(37)-N6)-dimethylallyltransferase MiaA, which translates into the protein MATAAPTPIVPVIAGPTAGGKTEIAIACARLGAERGAPGEIISADAFQIYRGMDIGTGKAPQAERDPSQGGVPHHLIDIVEPMERFTVADWLARAAEAIADIEVRGGWPIVAGGTHLYVKALLDGLFEGPPADEALRAELRALGLPALREELGRVDPASAARIDANDERRTIRALEVWRLTGRTISDCQRQWDSAEPSGPLHGRALLVVLDWSAESINRRINARVRAMLEAGLAGEVRRLDEAGRLGPQAREALGYKQLLGAAQSGFSLDSAAERIKIETRRFAKNQRTWLRRLVASPPGGASILRVDPENRDPGEIAQGIVKHCFTIE
- a CDS encoding DNA topoisomerase, with the protein product MAKKTTKKTSKRTSKKVSKKTSKKVSKKAAGRSAAGAGRRSSRGTGYKAGQAKGRDLVIVESPSKAKTINKYLGDGYVVLASVGHVRDLPEKAEKGDKSPVPGVALEKRFTPSYQVLSGKEAVMRELKRAAKDAQSEGGSVWFATDLDREGEAIAWHLADEIGIDAADAKRVVFAAITKNEISRAFQNPHAIDLDKVNAQQARRILDRIVGYQVSPLLWKKVTRGLSAGRVQSVAVRLVVERERAIRAFVPDESWSVTACFAGDEKSARGLLPQWARLLAQRDDKGNPPPLKKQNAWLAEHGALRAELIEIDGEKFEVLQEGRLDPDAEADVSAEKFRKAGTCDVTPGVVSALEKAGMTQIETHVEEDASGRGPARWRRTITGVADPAMAWSVRSIETKRTSSRPPAPFITSTMQQAASSRLGFGARRTMGAAQQLYEGIDIPGEGPVGLITYMRTDSTHIAGEALNMARDHIARTYGDDYLPEKPNFFGSSNKSAQEAHEAIRPTNVAYTPDMVRRVLKNKPDLARLYELIWQRFVACQMANAQWDATTVLIDGGKDATLTFKASGRVLVFDGFYRVAGVPTASDEATLPELREQDALHAFAIEPRQRFTSPPARYTEASLIKTLESEGIGRPSTYASIVQTIQDRKYVDLLERRFHATDLGEVVTDKLVEAFPRILDVGYTREMEAELDKVEDEHLDWIEMLERFYGPFRKSLEAAEENLQHAKAETQPSDYLCPRDGAPLVYRFGKNGRFLSCSRYPDCDYACPVDRYGKPRPVEYVDVRCPKTGRPMVHRTGRFGPFIATDLAEGESPGDGMILNVDKKGYVTAPAPPPLETDLPCPLCESPLNLRNGLRGPWLGCSRFPKCRGRGKWAELDDAKKKALEDALEAHERAHPIPIIRRLDGTPLTDAKGKPLEGAPKVEQLVLQETPEEAVSSHAGPIHKDEKLAKSA
- a CDS encoding pyridoxal-phosphate dependent enzyme; amino-acid sequence: MPTFDHILDAIGDTPLVKLNAVVPASGPNGTPAAVYAKCEFLNPAGSIKDRMAWHIIRRAEEEGLLKPGGTIVENTSGNTGAGAAMAAAARGYRAVFTMPDKMSQEKIDALRAFGAEVIITPTDVPGDSPDHYVNVAKRVAEETPGAFYMDQYHSQWNIEAHEQSTGPELYRQSQEAWGEQADAIVVGTGTGGTISGIGRYFKKKGAPTLIVGVDPLGSVHYSVFHTGEASTPYVYKVEGLGEDIVCRAFDPSVVDEMHQVSDYECFTMARRLIREEGLYCGGSSGGMVHVAIEVAQRLGAGKNVIAICPDSAGRYITKYLRDDWMKMHGFLEPPRGLGVVGDLIPEGTKVITAAEDRTLGEVIETMRTRGISQVPIVDAGGKPLGMVHEIDILRGLQSGDVDTSTPVRAIETQIGGILPPTARVEELYGVFAADQAAIVVSEGRLVGVLSEIDLIEYLARQGNHEPSHDTTPSPAHA